Proteins encoded by one window of Plasmodium falciparum 3D7 genome assembly, chromosome: 4:
- a CDS encoding structural maintenance of chromosomes protein 3, putative: protein MYIKQIRLKGFRTYKNETTIDFTRGINCIVGFNGSGKSNILLAIEFILSDVCEYKQIYLHEGIGNAVRNCYVEIIFDNSEKYFSMFKESEIKIKKVLENMKCEIFVNDKNISKNQYVELLESCGLCINNLYNIIKQGQIIKLSNMKDEEILNYLKSILGAKIFEEKKKDALSMLKECDSKKVTIEKEFNDMNSKLESLQEEFENFLEYKKLEKEKVHLDYFLNEINYKNIYEETQMLKSKLQELKNKTQDEDNHLNLSNNNKSEYNEKLNKMKLEIASCQNHLNKTISEDIQNKRNIVHLQMLIDEKIKEKNIKESQNKNRIKNINQINEFILRVNEKLQSLKSDIVSKEKQIENKNNEINMLLSKNKNKNTDANYSHNVKKIEKMINDINIELSFLEKETIKNEKYLKELEEESKVLNKSIKENETLSQKYGSEINELNNKSEKCVEQKRQCQQKISEGTTNLNEIKCQIIEVNDKYDEIIKSSNKEILKIVDLIMAEKSIKRENILGFLIDNINVDKTYVKAVDTILENHYFTLIVEDMQTAKKIVEFIEKKREERTSKEFNFKEFYFGKLTIVPLLNIKKFNEFNYPNDKNIVPLIKCVNYNSKIYEFLKNILFKTIIVKSLESCENYLEDNYNCVNIDGDYLSKHGFMYGGYNKKKYGIYTVYNKLKELKEEEKKEKSHIEELNNNIEKIDDELRNIYDTKSSTVAKKNGCASTINSINNNIYSNEENIRLTSEKINYIQEKKQNLEQHKDQLKMQILQLRNNNVNPDESEKVGSTDINSLNDEVKKLKEELNKIRNEYDDFKNKLELLYQKRNENDSSIYMEEYEDVDIDEYNNDLADKKDHSDKIEKEKIHYEQKIREINKEMENVKSSIDKILINEKKHKKKILDLCHQMNQINEELRILEGKEENIRKKKVLLPQGIQELEEYRTYDKQQLSAKLKSVTMELKKYSNVNEKAGDRLNILMNDFNELKKRHEEINSSHKNIKDMIQHIGKKKDEALEATYVKINKYFSEYFSLLFKNRKASLVLKKMNEKEYKEKLQEMSEKRIKRRIIDEEVYIDKITGISINITSNDDEKMTYTIQELSGGERSIVAICLFLCLNKIDNFSFFFFDEIDAALDTIHRDNLSLLLKELAHRGTQFIITTFRKELLEYSDNMYIVKIVDRESYISKGTKNEAYEIISIEEKHALEN from the exons ATGTACATAAAACAAATTAGATTAAAAGGTTTTCGAACGTACAAAAATGAAACAACAATTGATTTTACTAGAGGGATCAACTGCATAG TTGGATTTAACGGTTCAGGGAAAAGCAATATTTTATTAGCTATCGAATTTATATTAAGTGATGTGTGTGAGTACAagcaaatatatttacatgaaGGTATTGGGAATGCAGTTCGCAATTGTTATGTGGAAATAATTTTTGATAATTCCGAGAAATATTTTAGTATGTTTAAAGAGAGTGAAATTAAGATAAAAAAAGTGttagaaaatatgaaatgtGAAATATTTGTTAATGATAAGAATATTAGTAAAAATCAATATGTGGAATTATTGGAAAGTTGTGGCTTgtgtattaataatttatataatataattaaacaaggacaaataataaaattaagtaATATGAAAgatgaagaaatattaaactatttaaaaagtatattaGGTGCTAAAATTtttgaagaaaagaaaaaagacgCTTTGTCCATGTTAAAAGAATGTGATTCTAAAAAAGTTACTATTGAAAAAGAATTTAATGATATGAATAGTAAATTAGAAAGTTTACAAGAAGAATTTGAGAACTTtttagaatataaaaaattagaaaaagaaaaagttcATTTAGATTATTTTcttaatgaaataaattataaaaatatttatgaagaAACACAAATGTTAAAATCCAAATTacaagaattaaaaaataaaacacaagATGAAGACAACCATTTAAAtttaagtaataataataaatcagaatataatgaaaaattaaataagatGAAATTAGAAATTGCTTCATGTCAAAATCATCTAAATAAAACTATATCAGaagatatacaaaataaaagaaatattgtACATTTGCAAATGTTAAttgatgaaaaaattaaagaaaaaaatattaaagaatcacaaaataaaaacagaattaaaaatattaatcaaATTAATGAGTTTATTTTAAGAGTTAATGAAAAACTACAAAGTCTCAAAAGTGACATAGTTTCCAAGGAAAAACAAAtagaaaataagaataacGAAATAAATATG cttttatcaaaaaataagaataaaaatacagATGCAAATTACTCCCACAATGTGAAAAAAATCGAAAAGATGATAAATGATATCAATATAGAGCTTTCTTTTTTGGAAAAAGAG actattaaaaatgaaaagtatTTGAAAGAATTAGAAGAGGAATCAAAAGTGTTAAATAAAAGCATAAAAGAAAACGAAACGTTATCACAAAAATATGGAAGtgaaataaatgaattaaaCAAT AAATCTGAAAAGTGTGTTGAACAAAAAAGACAATGTCAACAAAAAATATCAGAAGGAACAACaaatttaaatgaaataaaatgcCAAATTATTGAAGTTAATG ataaGTAcgatgaaataataaaaagttcTAATAAGGAAATTTTGAAAATTGTGGATCTTATAATGGCAGAGAAGAGCataaaaagagaaaacaTTTTAGGCTTTTTAATAgacaatataaat gTTGATAAAACGTATGTTAAAGCTGTTGATACAATTTTGGAAAACCACTATTTTACTTTAATTGTCGAAGATATGCAAACAGCAAAAAAAATAGTTGAGTTTATAGAAAAGAAGAGGGAAGAAAGAACAAGTAaagaatttaattttaaagaatTTTACTTTGGTAAATTAACCATAGTAcctttattaaatataaaaaaatttaatgaatTTAATTATCccaatgataaaaatattgttcctttaataaaatgtgtaaattataatagcaaaatatatgaattcttaaaaaatattttattcaaaaCGATTATTGTTAAATCGTTGGAATCTTGTGAGAATTATTTGGAAGATAATTATAACTGTGTGAATATTGATGGAGATTAT TTAAGCAAACATGGTTTTATGTACGGTgggtataataaaaaaaaatatggtatatatacagtttataataaattaaaggAATTAAAGGAAgaagagaaaaaagaaaagagtcatatagaagaattaaataacaatattgaaaaaatagaTGACGaattaagaaatatttatgaCACAAAATCAAGTACTGtagcaaaaaaaaatggatgtGCAAGTACAATTAattcaataaataataatatttactcaaatgaagaaaatatcaGATTGACAagtgaaaaaattaattatatacaagagaaaaaacaaaatctTGAACAACATAAAGATCAATTGAAAATGCAAATATTACAACTAcgaaataataatgttaatcCTGATGAATCAGAGAAAGTCGGATCAACTGATATTAATTCTTTAAATGATGAagtgaaaaaattaaaagaagagttaaataaaattagaaatgaatatgatgattttaaaaacaaattggaattattatatcaaaaaagaaatgag aATGATTCGAGTATATATATGGAGGAATATGAAGACGTAGACATTGATGAATATAACAACGATTTGGCTGATAAAAAAGACCACAGTGACaag attgagaaagaaaaaatacattatgAGCAAAAAATAAGGGAAattaat AAAGAAATGGAAAATGTGAAATCTAGCATAGATAAAATCCTAATAAACGAGAAGAAACATAAGAAGAAAATTTTGGATTTATGTCATCAAATGAATCAAATAAATGAGGAACTTCGCATTTTAGa gGGAAAAGAAGagaatataagaaaaaagaaagttTTGTTACCTCAAGGAATACAAGAATTAGAAGAATATAGAACTTATGATAAGCAGCAATTATCTGCAAAGTTGAAATCTGTAACAATG GAATTGAAAAAATACTCTAACGTGAATGAAAAGGCAGGAGATAGATTGAATATTCTTATGa ATGATtttaatgaattaaaaaaacgtcatgaagaaataaatagtTCCCACAAAAATATTAAGGATATGATACAA caTATCggaaagaaaaaagatgAAGCTTTAGAAGCTACCTATGTAAAaatcaataaatatttttctgaGTATTTTTCCTTGCTTTTTAAAAATAGGAAAGCTAGTTTG gttttaaaaaaaatgaacgaAAAGGAATATAAAGAGAAATTACAAGAAATGAGTGAAAAAAGGATTAAGAGAAGAATTATTGATGAAGaag tatatattgataaaataaCTGGAATATCAATAAATATTACCtcaaatgatgatgaaaaaatgaCTTATACGATTCAAGAATTATCTg GGGGTGAAAGAAGTATTGTTGCTATATGTTTATTTCTATGCTTGAACAAAAttgataatttttcttttttcttttttgatgAAATTGATGCTGCTTTAGACACAATTCACAGAGATAATTTATCACTAtt attAAAAGAGTTAGCGCACAGAGGAACACAATTCATTATTACAACATTCag aaAAGAGTTATTGGAATATTctgataatatgtatatcgTTAAAATAGTAGATAGAGAGAGTTATATATCTAAAGGAACAAAGAATGAGGCCTACGAAATTATTAGcatt gAGGAAAAACATGCCCTAGAAAATTAG